The window GACGGCGGTTTTGTCCTGTGCGGCGGTTGTGCCCTGCGCCAAGGCGGCCAGGGCGAGCGCGATGAATATTCTGCGCATTCTTCCTCACTCCTTTGTGAGCGGCGTTGTGTGGAGTAATGTAACAAGTAACCGGCGTGACTGCGGACCTAGTCGTTGATAACAGCTGCGCAACGCCCGAAAATGGCTATCCATCACCAGCTAGGCAAGCTATGATCAGCCACGTCGTCAGTCCCTAGGCGGCTAAAGCCGTACTCTTTCTTCGGACATTTACGGACGGCCTGAAGGCCGTCCCCTTCAAGAGCCGGAGTTGACTTAGATCTTCTGCACTCTCTGCACGTCGTGCACGCCGGGGATTTTGCGCAGGCCGCCGACCACGCGCTCCAGGTGCTTGAGGTCCTCGATATCCAGGACGATGTCAATGGTCGCCTGGCTGTTGGCGGTGCGGGCCTCGATGTTGCGGATGTTGATGTTCTCGTCGCTGATGAGGGCGGTCATCTGTTTGAGCATGCCGCTGCGGTCGTCGCAAAAGACGGTGAGCTTGACGGGGAAGCCCCCGTCCTGGCCGTCTTCCTTGCGCGGGCGCGCCCACTCCACGTCAATGCGGCGGTCGGACTCGTACATCAGGTTCACGACATTGGGGCAACCGCGGGCGTGCACGGCGACGCCCTTGCCGCGGGTGACGTAGCCGACGATGTCCTCGCCGCGAATGGGATTGCAACATCGGGCGCGGTAGACCAGCAGATCGTCGTGGCCCTTGACGGTGATGGCGCCGCTTTCGCCGCCAAAGACGCGGCGCAGCAGGCCGCCGGGCTTTTCTTCCGGGGTGACCTCCGGGGTCGGCTCAGCGGCGGTGGTGGGCGCCAGCCGCGCCAGCACCTGGCGGGAGGAAAACTTGCCGTAGCCGATGGCAGCCATGAGGTCGTCGGGGCGGCCAAGCCCCATGTCACTGGCGACTTTCTGGTACTGCTGGTCGGAGATGCCTTTCATCGGCACGCGGTACTTGCGCGCTTCCTTCTCGATCAGCTTGCGGCCAATTTCAATGGCGCGCTCGCGCTGGTGGACGTTGAGCCAGTGCTTGATCTTTTGGCGGGCGCGGCTGGACCGGACCAGCGCCAGCCAGTCGCGGCTGGGCTTGTGACCGGTCTGGGTAACGATCTCCACGATGTCGCCGCTCTTCAACTTGTAACGCAAGGGCACCATGCGGCCGTTCACTTTCGCGCCCACGCAGGCGTGTCCGACCTCGGTGTGCACGGTGTAGGCAAAATCAACGGGCGTGGCGTCGCGCGGCAGCACGACCACCTTTCCCTTGGGCGTGAAGGTATAGACTTCTTCCGGATAAAGATCGATCTTCAGGGTGGAAAGGAACTCGTTGGGATCGCTGACGTCGCGCTGCCACTCGACGACTTGGCGCAGCCAGGCGAGGCGTTGCTCGTCGCGCGCGGAGACCGGGCCGTCCTTGTACTTCCAGTGGGCGGCAATGCCCTCCTCGGCCATCTTGTGCATGTCCTCGGTGCGGATCTGCATTTCAAAGGGGTTGCCATTGTCCGCGATCACCGAAGTATGCAGCGACTGGTAAAGGTTGGGACGGGGCATGGCGATGTGGTCCTTGATGCGCCCCGGCACCGGCCGCCAGAGATTGTGAATCATGCCCAGCACGGCGTAGCAATCCTGCACCGATTGGGTGATGACGCGCACCGCGAGCAGGTCGTACATCTGGTCCACGGTGATGCGCTGCCGCTGGATTTTCAGGTGAATGGAGTACAGGCGCTTGATGCGGCTTTCGACGCGCGCCTGAATGCCGGCCTCCTTCAGCTTCTCGCGGAGGATGCCCTCGATGTGCGCCAGGAACTGCTGGCCGGATTTACGACGCGCCTCGACCGCCTCGTGCACCTGCTGATAGGCGATGGGATCAACGTAAGGGAAGGCCAGGTCTTCCAGTTCACCGCGGATTTTGCCCATGCCGAGGCGGTGGGCGATGGGAGCGTAGATTTCCAGCGTCTCGCGCGCGATGGCCAGGCGCCGCTCCTCCGGCAGGTGCTGCAAGGTGCGCATGTTGTGCAGGCGGTCGGCCAGCTTGATCAGGATGACGCGGATGTCGTCCACCATGGCGAGCATCATCTTGCGCAGGTTCTCGGCCTGGCGCTCCTCGCGGGTGTGGAAGTCAATCTTGCCGATCTTGGTGACGCCCTCGACAATGTGCGCCACCTGCTCGCCGAATTCCTTCTGGATTACCTCGATGGTGACGGAGGTGTCCTCGACCAAGTCGTGCAGCAGCCCAGCCGCGATGGCGATGGTGTCGAGCTTGATCTCCGCCAGCACGCAGGCGACTTCCAGGGGATGAACCAGGTAGGGCTCGCCGGAGGCGCGGGTCTGGCCGGTGTGATAGCGGAGGGAAAACTCGTAGGCCTTCTTGATGAGATCGAGGTCGTCGTTGGGCCGGTAAGCGGCGACCTGCTTCATCAGGTCACGGAAACGCGTGACCCGCAAGACATTGGTCGCGATCTGCTGGCGGAAGGTCGCCATACTTGATTATAGCCGGAAGAGGTTCTTGGCACTCGGTGCTCGGTTGCCGGTAAACTGCGAACCGCTTGGGCAGTCGCCGGCAGAGCTGCCCATTGACACCCCTGCGGGCGCGGCGTAGGCTGTCAGCCGCTCCGATAGCCTGACTTGGGGTGGGCCCTTCCTGACGCGCTGACCTACGTAAATTCATTCGGAATCAATCACCACGAAGCCTAAAACAGGAGAACGTATGCGCAGAATTCTTGTCTTGCTCGCTGTTTTTGCCCTGCTCGCCTGCCCCGCCATAGTTTGGGCGCAGGCGGAAGAAATGCATGGCCCGCCAAAGATCCTGGAAATCATCCGGGAAGATTCGAAGCCGGGTAAGACCACTGCCCATCGCAAGCATGAGGCAATGTGGATCCAGGCAGTGGTCAAGGCCGACCCGAAGATTCCACACATGCTGACCATCAGCTCGGTAACCGGGCCGGACGAAGACTGGTTCATGATGGGGTTTGACAACTTCGCGCAATTCGAGAAGTCGAATGAGGCGTTCGAGAGCAATGCGGCTCTGGCGCAGGTGATGGCTACTTACTCGGCGAAGGAAACGGATTTTGTATCCGAATCCAGGACGGTAGTTGCCAGATACCGCCCGGAATTGAGCTACAAGCCGGAATTCACGCTCGGCGAGTACAAGTACTTCAATGTGCTTATCGTCCGCTACAAGCTGGGCTCCAGCCCGGAAGGGGTGCACAAGATCGTGCAGGCCGCGCGCGAAAAGGCCAACCCAAACTATCACCAGGTGACCTACGAGGTGACCTCGGGCATGCCGGTGGGCACGTACCTTTACTTCACGCCGATCAAGAGCCTGGCGACCTGGGACGAGCCGCCAAACAAAGCCTACAGCGAGGCGCTGAAGGAGGGCCACTTCATGGAGGAGGTGGGCAAGACGGTGCAGTTCGTCGATTCCCGGCTGTTCGCTTTCAGTCCCCGCATGAGCTACGTATCGGAGGAAGTGGCCAAGGCGGACCCGTCGTTCTGGCATCCGAAGACCGAGATGGCCAAGGCGCCGGCGGTGAAGGCGGCGACACCAGCGGCAAAGAAGGAAATGAAAACGGAGAAACAATAGCCGTAGAGAGGCTCTTTTTGGCTGCGGGGCGAAATTCTGAACTGATTTACCTGGCTTCAAATTCAGCGATGGAGGATAGAGAATAAATGAGGAAACTAGCTTTTGCTTTAGCGGTGTTGGCGCTGTGCGTGTCGACCACGATGGTGGTCCCGGCAGCGGCGCAGAATTACACGGATTCGGCGGCTTCGGGTCCGCCTCCGCTGCTGCAAATTTTTCGCGAAGAAGTAAAGCCGGGAAAAGGGCCGGCACACGAGAAATCGGAAGCGTCCTGGGCTGCCGCCTATAAGAAAGCCGACCTGAAGTATTACTACGTGGGTACGACAACGATGAGCGGGCCATCGGAAGCATGGTTCTTCAGCGCCTACAGCAGCATGGAGGACGCGGAAAAGGCGACCGCCGCGCTGGCCGCTAACAAGAGCGCCCAGGCGGATGTGGATCGCATTAATGCCACCGATGGCGACCTGTTGACCGGCTCTCGCTCCTGGTACGCGTTCTACAGTCCTGAGCTCAGCTACCGTCCGAACTTCAACCTCGGCGAATACAAGTACTTCATGGTGGACACCTACCGGATCAAGCTCGGCCACTACGAGCAATTCGCGGCCATGCGCAAGGCGGTCAACGCGGCGCACGAAAAGGCCGGACTCGACGAACACATGCTGGTGTACAACGTCGGCTTGGGCGCACCCGGCGGCACCTATCTGGTGTTCGAGCCGATGAAGTCGCTCAAGGAATGGGACGAGGCCGGCAAGACGCACGGCAAGGGCTCGGCCTACTACGAAGCCGTCGGCGATGACGGTCGGAAGATGTTCACCAGCTTTTTGCGCGATGACGAGCAGTTCTTCGTGCGCGACTTCCTAGCCATCAATCCGGCGATGAGCGTGGTGTCGGAAAAGGTGGTGGCGGCCAACCCGAGCTTCTGGAAGCCGAAGACGGAGATGGCCAAAGCGCCGGCCGCCAAGAAGGAACCGATGAAAACGGGGAAGCCGTAGTTTTTTGGTTGCCAAAGATTGCCGCCCGGTCGATGAGGCCGGGCATTTTTTTAGTCAGTCAGTCTTTGGGTCTATCGGTCCCCCAGATGTAGCACGCCGAAGGACCGAGAGACTGATAGACCCGCTCGCAGTCGTTCCATCAGCTACTATGTTGCGCATGAAGGCTCTCGTCACCGGCGCTTCGGGATTCATCGGCTCGGCGCTGATGCGCGCGCTGCGCGAGGCGGGACACGAGTCCGTCGCGCTGGCGCGTCGCGCACCGCGTCCCGGCGCTGCCGAAATCCAGTGGGACCCGGCGGGCGCCATCGACGGCACGAAGTTCAGCGGCGCCGATGCGGTGGTGCACCTCGCGGGTGAGAGCGTAGCGGGGCGATGGAGTGAAGCGCGCAAGGCGCGCATCCTCAACAGCCGGGTGCAGGGAACGCAGACGGTGGCCGCGTCGATGGCGCGGGCGACGCCGCGTCCGCGGGTGCTGGTGAGCGCGTCGGCCAACGGCATCTACGGCGACACGGCGGACAGGATCGTGACCGAAGCGCAGCCACCGGGATCAACTTTTCTCGCCGAGGTCGGACGGCAGTGGGAGAACGCGACGCGCGCCGCGAGCGAGGCCGGGATTCGCGTCGTCATGTTGCGGATCGGCCTGGTGCTGAGCGGCGAAGGAGGCGCTCTGCCGCGGATGCTACCGCCGTTTCGCATGGGAGTTGGCGGACGTCTCGGCGATGGGCGGCAGTGGATAAGCTGGATCGCACTGGAGGATTTGCTCGCCCTCATCCTGCACGCGCTGGCCAATGAGTCGGTGCGCGGGCCGGTGAATGCGGTCGCGCCCAACCCGGTCACCAACGCGGAGTTCACGCGCGCGCTGGGGTCGGTCCTGCACCGGCCGACGCTGTTTCCCGTGCCCGCGTTCGTCGTGCGGACGGTGTTTGGCGAGATGGGACAGGAGTTGCTTCTGGCGAGCAATCGCGCGCTGCCGCAAGCGGCCTTGACTAGCGGATTCCAGTTTCGCTATCCGGAAATCAAGGGCGCGCTCGAACACGTGCTGAACCAGGCGAAATAGCCGCCCTTATTGCAGGCCGAAGCGGGACAGCACGAAGGTCAGCACCATGACGGCGAGTACGATGCTGGTCACCCCAACGTACTTCCAGTCGTGGTCCACCCAGAAGGCGTAAATGGAGACCACGACCCGCAGCACCGGCGTAAGAATGAGGAGCAGGCTCGCCACCAGCATCAGGGCGAAGGGATCGAGGGCGGCGAGACCGTGCACTACATCCGAGACGTGGTAGTGCTGTCGCACCCACTCAGGAGTAAGAGGAAAATGAGTGCGCAGCATGAGAGCCCGGACTACGCCCAGGACGAACATCGCAGTGCTGACCAGCATTCCCACCAGCAAGACCCGGTACACACCCGCATAAACATTGGCACCCACCGCGCCCACCGGCCGGTTCTTGGTTGTTTTTTCCATCAGCTCCCCCACCCTGCGTTAGGCAGATGAACGTGGAAGCGCAGCAGCAGCGCTTTGGCCACCAGGCCGTAGGCCATGTAGGTCATGAGCACGGCAAAGACCCACTTCAGCGAGACGCTGTGCAGGCGGTTCATGATCATGGTGCCGATGGTGGCGCCGACGGTGGTGCCGATGGCGACCGGCGCCACTACGGCGAAGTGAATCAGCCCGGCAAGGAAGAACAGGATGGAACCGACGGCGGCAGTCACACCGATCATCAGCTTGCTGGTGCCGACGGCGACCTTCATGGGCACGTTCATGTAGCGGTTCATGGCCGAAACCTTCAGCACGCCACCGCCCACTCCCAGCAGTCCCGAGGCCACGCCCGCTAGAAACGAGATGAAGGCGCCGATGCCGCTGCCGCAGACGATGTACTCGACCTCCGTTTTCGCCGCCTCGTCGTAGTAATCGCCGCGCAGGTTGAGCCAGGAGGCGAGGCGGTCGGGACGTGCCCGGCCAAACTCGCCGCTGGCGATCCGCTCGTCGTCCAGGTTGCGCGTGCTGTAAGCCGCCCACGCCATGTAGGCAAGCATGACGGCGAACACCAGCAGCATCACCCATTCGCCCAGGTAGAGTGCCAGCACGGCTCCGGAGAGCGCGCCCACGGTCGTGGCGATCTCCAAGAACATGGCCAGCCGGAGATTGGTGATGCGCTGGTCCACGTAGGAGGAACCGCCGGCGTTGGAGGTGGCGATGACGGAGACGATGCTGGCGGCAACCGCGATCTTAATCGGCAGGTGAAACAGCAGGACCATGACGGGCACGATGAAAATCCCGCCGCCGACGCCGAGCAGAGCGCCCAGGAATCCCGCGGCTGCCGCTGCGCCGAACAACTCGGCCACTGAGCGTAACGTGTAGATCATCTTTGGAAAAACATTTTGACCGCTACCACGACCAGCAGGACAGCAAACCCCTTGCGTAGAATTGGACCGGATAAGTGCTGCACCCATTCTCCGCCCAGCCATCCCCCAACAACGATGCCGGCGCCGATCACCAGCCCCAGCTTCAGGTCGGCCTCGCCGCGGCGATAATACTGAAGGAAAGCAAGAATTCCGGTGGGGGGCAGCAAAATCGCCAGCGAGGTTCCTTGGGCAAGCTTCTGGTTCATCTTGAAGCCATAGAGGAGCAGCGGCACCAACACTACGCCTCCGGCCACGCCCAGCAAGCCCGAAAAAATGCCGACCACAATGCCGACCAGAAGACCCCAGATGATCCACATAGGCACCTCGAACGTTAGTGTTGAATTGGCGCTTTGAAGATTGCGGGATCGATAGGAACGTTCAGCTTGATGCTGAGAACGTTGCTGCTTGCCCGGTGCGTTGGAGTAGCAGAACGTGCCGGTATCTGGTCGGACTCCTGGACGGTGTGAAACGGGAAAATCAGGCCGCCATCCACCATTCGAAAATCCGAGTACGACGCAGTTATTCTGAGAATCGCGCCGCTTATCTTGTGTACGCGCACTTGCTGCAGCAGAAAATAACTCTGTGCGTCGAAGTAGTTGTCGACGTAGTTGTCCTCTGCATATGACAGGCGAACAACGAGCATTTCGCGGCCGCTCACACGCTTGGCCCCGCGAAATTCCGCCTTCTTGAATCTTTCTCGCCAGTGGAGGGGGAAATCGAACATCGGCACGCACATACTTTCGAACAGCTTGCCCTTTGTCTCCTGCCGAAGGCCGAGTCCTCCCACTGCGTACCATGCACGCTGTCCATCGCAACCGCTTGCATCAACTCCCCGCCGGCCCGCGTATTCGGTGATGGAAACGTGCCGGTTCGGCGCCGCGCTGTAAGTTTCCAATACTCCGGTCTGGTTCGCCCGCACCGGCATTGTCGAGACGATTAAATTGGGATTGAGTTCCCCGCTCACCTCTGCCTTGAGCTCCATCGTGTGCACGGCTTCGTACCGCTCCCGGCCTCCGGTGGCTGCGATGTACTTTTCCATGATCTCCTCCGCGGTGGGAGTTGGCGCAGTCTGTGCTGAAGAAATAACGACACAGACGATAGACATGAGAAATGTGCAAGCAAATCTACGAAGGATGCGCATACCTGTTCTCGGCGAGAAATTGTAGGCTAACAGCACTCCGCAGGCAGACCTAATTCTGAGCGAGAAAGGCGTTGGGTACAGCGTACAGCGGCGTTGCCCTGAGGCTCACAGCGCGATCCACCCGGCGCGGATGGCAAGGATTGAACTGACCGCCACCACCAGCCACAGCAGCACGCCCTGGATCAACGGGCGCGCGCCCACCTGCTTCAAGGTGGCGCGCGATACGCTGCTGCCGATCAGGTAAAGAGTGGCCGTCAAGCCGATAATTCCCAGCCGCCATAGTCCGTGAAACGCCGGCGTCCCCGCGGGAATCAAGGTGTTCGCCACCGCGGCGAGCACGAAGAAAAGGATGAACCAGGGCCAGGGGACGCGCAATTCCTGCGCGCTGGAGTTGGCGCTGCCGTTGGAGGCGTCCATGCGGCGTTTGA is drawn from Terriglobia bacterium and contains these coding sequences:
- a CDS encoding sulfite exporter TauE/SafE family protein, whose product is MWIIWGLLVGIVVGIFSGLLGVAGGVVLVPLLLYGFKMNQKLAQGTSLAILLPPTGILAFLQYYRRGEADLKLGLVIGAGIVVGGWLGGEWVQHLSGPILRKGFAVLLVVVAVKMFFQR
- a CDS encoding bifunctional (p)ppGpp synthetase/guanosine-3',5'-bis(diphosphate) 3'-pyrophosphohydrolase, whose translation is MATFRQQIATNVLRVTRFRDLMKQVAAYRPNDDLDLIKKAYEFSLRYHTGQTRASGEPYLVHPLEVACVLAEIKLDTIAIAAGLLHDLVEDTSVTIEVIQKEFGEQVAHIVEGVTKIGKIDFHTREERQAENLRKMMLAMVDDIRVILIKLADRLHNMRTLQHLPEERRLAIARETLEIYAPIAHRLGMGKIRGELEDLAFPYVDPIAYQQVHEAVEARRKSGQQFLAHIEGILREKLKEAGIQARVESRIKRLYSIHLKIQRQRITVDQMYDLLAVRVITQSVQDCYAVLGMIHNLWRPVPGRIKDHIAMPRPNLYQSLHTSVIADNGNPFEMQIRTEDMHKMAEEGIAAHWKYKDGPVSARDEQRLAWLRQVVEWQRDVSDPNEFLSTLKIDLYPEEVYTFTPKGKVVVLPRDATPVDFAYTVHTEVGHACVGAKVNGRMVPLRYKLKSGDIVEIVTQTGHKPSRDWLALVRSSRARQKIKHWLNVHQRERAIEIGRKLIEKEARKYRVPMKGISDQQYQKVASDMGLGRPDDLMAAIGYGKFSSRQVLARLAPTTAAEPTPEVTPEEKPGGLLRRVFGGESGAITVKGHDDLLVYRARCCNPIRGEDIVGYVTRGKGVAVHARGCPNVVNLMYESDRRIDVEWARPRKEDGQDGGFPVKLTVFCDDRSGMLKQMTALISDENINIRNIEARTANSQATIDIVLDIEDLKHLERVVGGLRKIPGVHDVQRVQKI
- a CDS encoding sulfite exporter TauE/SafE family protein; protein product: MIYTLRSVAELFGAAAAAGFLGALLGVGGGIFIVPVMVLLFHLPIKIAVAASIVSVIATSNAGGSSYVDQRITNLRLAMFLEIATTVGALSGAVLALYLGEWVMLLVFAVMLAYMAWAAYSTRNLDDERIASGEFGRARPDRLASWLNLRGDYYDEAAKTEVEYIVCGSGIGAFISFLAGVASGLLGVGGGVLKVSAMNRYMNVPMKVAVGTSKLMIGVTAAVGSILFFLAGLIHFAVVAPVAIGTTVGATIGTMIMNRLHSVSLKWVFAVLMTYMAYGLVAKALLLRFHVHLPNAGWGS
- a CDS encoding DUF1634 domain-containing protein is translated as MEKTTKNRPVGAVGANVYAGVYRVLLVGMLVSTAMFVLGVVRALMLRTHFPLTPEWVRQHYHVSDVVHGLAALDPFALMLVASLLLILTPVLRVVVSIYAFWVDHDWKYVGVTSIVLAVMVLTFVLSRFGLQ
- a CDS encoding TIGR01777 family oxidoreductase — protein: MKALVTGASGFIGSALMRALREAGHESVALARRAPRPGAAEIQWDPAGAIDGTKFSGADAVVHLAGESVAGRWSEARKARILNSRVQGTQTVAASMARATPRPRVLVSASANGIYGDTADRIVTEAQPPGSTFLAEVGRQWENATRAASEAGIRVVMLRIGLVLSGEGGALPRMLPPFRMGVGGRLGDGRQWISWIALEDLLALILHALANESVRGPVNAVAPNPVTNAEFTRALGSVLHRPTLFPVPAFVVRTVFGEMGQELLLASNRALPQAALTSGFQFRYPEIKGALEHVLNQAK